Proteins encoded in a region of the Triplophysa rosa linkage group LG14, Trosa_1v2, whole genome shotgun sequence genome:
- the serpinf2b gene encoding serpin peptidase inhibitor, clade F (alpha-2 antiplasmin, pigment epithelium derived factor), member 2b: MNLCCLIFLILCYAMRGWTEDAIESDDGPLTTSIPGSDWKDDPDHLVAEALTVAPDDLETDVPTPGQKDGSSEEDLDTLCDGVLTSQQIKRAVGNGIMKLGLSYLESLKPSPELPNVIISPLSLSVALSQLMLGATNETEELLLHHLHADELPCYHTALSTLLRNFQKKSLAIASRIYLQTGFEPKPEFMEDSLKLYDSEPGTLSTVDEVNEWVKKATNGHISEFLASLPANTVMMLINAMHFKGEWLTRFDPKFTSNEFFYVDGNQIVNVDMMLGVKYPLSVFTHLELDAQVARFPFKFDRSLLVVMPTSGQVNMSAIVAKFNISDVYTRFPRERNMPVKLPKFKLEFNQDLKDAMTSMGLGMLFGKPKLSRISDDPLFVSSVQHMSSVEINEEGAEAAAATSVIISRSNLSFTVNQPFFFAIMDDSSQTPLFMGVITNPNPGASTIVTSPGDSDKKGFSDDKPFDVPPK, translated from the exons ATGAACCTGTGTTGTCTGATATTCCTCATCCTCTGTTATGCCATGCGGGGCTGGACG GAAGATGCCATTGAATCCGACGATGGACCGCTGACGACTAGTATACCAGGATCA GATTGGAAGGACGATCCTGACCACCTCGTAGCAGAAGCACTCACAGTTGCTCCAGATGACCTGGAAACAGATGTTCCCACTCCCGGGCAGAAAGATGGCTCCTCTGAGGAGGATCTCGATACACTTTGTGATGGTGTATTGACCAGCCAGCAGATTAAGCGGGCTGTAGGCAACGGCATTATGAAGCTTGGACTTTCGTATTTAGAAAGCTTGAAGCCCAGCCCTGAGCTGCCCAATGTCATAATCTCACCTCTAAGTTTGTCTGTAGCATTGTCACAGCTAATGTTGG GAGCGACGAACGAGACTGAGGAGCTGCTTCTACATCATCTGCATGCTGATGAACTGCCCTGCTACCACACTGCCCTCAGCACCCTCCTGCGTAACTTTCAAAAGAAAAGTCTGGCTATTGCCAGCCGCATCTATCTCCAAACTG gaTTTGAACCAAAACCGGAATTTATGGAGGATTCTCTGAAGCTGTATGACTCGGAACCTGGCACTTTGAGCACTGTTGATGAGGTCAATGAATGGGTTAAGAAAGCCACAAATGGGCACATTTCAGAGTTTTTGGCCAGTCTTCCTGCCAACACTGTTATGATGCTCATCAATGCTATGCACTTCAAAG GAGAGTGGCTCACCCGCTTTGATCCTAAATTCACGTCCAATGAGTTCTTCTACGTAGATGGAAACCAAATTGTCAATGTGGACATGATGCTTGGTGTAAAGTACCCTCTCAGCGTTTTCACCCATCTTGAGCTGGATGCCCAG GTTGCTCGATTCCCCTTTAAATTTGACAGGAGTCTTCTGGTGGTCATGCCAACATCTGGACAAGTAAACATGTCAGCCATCGTAGCTAAGTTCAATATCTCAGATGTTTACACTCGGTTTCCACGAGAGAGAAACATGCCGGTCAAACTCCCGAAATTCAAGCTTGAATTCAACCAGGACCTCAAAGACGCCATGACAAGCATGG GTCTAGGAATGCTGTTTGGTAAACCAAAGCTGAGTCGTATCTCCGATGACCCATTGTTTGTGTCCAGTGTGCAACATATGTCCAGTGTTGAGATAAATGAAGAAGGGGCAGAGGCTGCTGCAGCAACAAGTGTGATCATATCACGTTCCAACCTTTCATTTACAGTCAATCAGCCATTTTTCTTCGCCATAATGGATGATTCAAGTCAAACGCCATTATTCATGGGAGTCATTACAAACCCCAACCCTGGAGCATCCACTATAGTTACAAGCCCAGGCGATTCTGATAAAAAAGGCTTTAGTGATGACAAGCCTTTCGATGTTCCTCCAAAGTAA